In one Lolium rigidum isolate FL_2022 chromosome 3, APGP_CSIRO_Lrig_0.1, whole genome shotgun sequence genomic region, the following are encoded:
- the LOC124700957 gene encoding polygalacturonase-like, translating into MMILLCSATATASNASPANETQQNTFSLDNFGARGDGKHDDTQALAKAWNAACSSSRPAVLLVPKGKSYLLNAITLSGPCKSNIIFMVKGTLVAPPSRSAWSEDSRSHWIMIQGVSGLTVTGGGTINGNGDDWWKNSCKTNKALPCTMAPTAFTFHRCDSLKVENLKILNSQQIHMSVEDCNDVQLARLSITAPGTSPNTDGIHITRSKDVQVRDCTIKTGDDCMSIEDGTHNLHVTKVVCGPGHGISIGSLGDDNSRAEVSGILIDSVQLYGTTNGARIKTWQGGSGYAKDITFQNIIMDNVQNPIIIDQNYCDSTTPCKKQQSAVEVSNVVFKNIRGTTISKDAIKLSCSNDDSCSDIVLENIDLKMEGDKGETQSTCQNAKWRKAGTVIPQPCETKN; encoded by the coding sequence atgatgatcttgctGTGCAGTGCTACGGCCACCGCGAGCAATGCCAGCCCGGCAAACGAAACTCAACAGAACACCTTCAGCCTCGACAACTTTGGCGCCCGTGGTGACGGGAAGCATGACGACACGCAGGCACTGGCCAAGGCGTGGAACGCGGCGTGCTCCTCGTCCCGCCCCGCCGTGCTGCTCGTTCCCAAGGGAAAGAGCTACCTGCTTAACGCCATCACCCTATCTGGCCCGTGCAAGTCCAACATCATCTTCATGGTGAAGGGCACGCTCGTGGCTCCACCTAGCAGGTCGGCATGGAGCGAGGACAGCAGAAGTCACTGGATCATGATCCAAGGCGTTTCCGGGCTCACCGTTACCGGTGGCGGCACGATCAATGGCAACGGGGATGACTGGTGGAAGAACTCGTGCAAGACCAACAAGGCTTTGCCATGCACAATGGCTCCAACGGCTTTCACGTTTCACCGTTGCGATAGTTTGAAGGTGGAGAACCTGAAAATTTTGAACAGCCAACAGATCCATATGTCTGTTGAGGATTGCAATGATGTGCAGTTGGCTCGCCTGTCCATCACGGCGCCTGGCACGAGCCCGAACACCGACGGCATCCACATAACCCGTAGCAAGGATGTGCAAGTCAGAGATTGCACCATCAAGACCGGGGATGATTGCATGTCGATTGAGGACGGAACTCATAACCTTCATGTCACCAAAGTTGTGTGCGGTCCAGGGCATGGGATCAGCATCGGAAGCTTAGGAGATGACAACTCAAGAGCCGAGGTTTCTGGTATTCTAATTGACTCCGTACAATTATATGGAACTACCAATGGTGCTCGGATCAAGACATGGCAGGGAGGAAGCGGATACGCCAAGGATATCACCTTCCAAAACATTATCATGGACAATGTGCAAAACCCAATCATTATTGACCAGAACTACTGTGACTCGACTACGCCATGCAAGAAGCAACAATCGGCAGTGGAGGTTAGCAATGTGGTGTTCAAGAACATAAGAGGGACAACCATTTCCAAAGATGCTATCAAGCTTAGCTGCAGCAATGATGACTCCTGCTCTGACATTGTCTTGGAGAACATCGACCTGAAAATGGAGGGTGACAAAGGGGAAACCCAAAGCACCTGCCAGAACGCAAAATGGCGAAAGGCGGGAACTGTTATTCCACAACCCTGTGAAACCAAAAACTAA
- the LOC124704639 gene encoding probable cellulose synthase A catalytic subunit 2 [UDP-forming] — translation MVGGDAAKSGRHGGGQGQVCQICGDGVGAAADGELFTACDVCGYPVCRPCYEYERKEGTQACPQCKTKYKRHKGSPPARGDESEGVYADDASGSNYAPSGNQDQKHKIPEKMLTWRDDDVRHASKYDSGEIGLSKYDSGEIPHGYIPSFTHSQVSGEIPGASPDHIMSPAGNIGKRGHPFAYVNHSSNPSREFSGSLGSVPWKERVDGWKMKDKGMTNGTSIAPSEGRGNVDIDACTDYDMEDPLLNDEARQPLSRKVPISSSKINPYRMVIVLRLIVLCIFLHYRITNPVRNAYPLWLLSVICEIWFAFSWILDQFPKWSPINRETYLDRLALRYDRDGELSQLAAVDIFVSTVDPMKEPPLVTANTVLSILAVDYPVDKVSCYVSDDGAAMLTFDALAETSEFARKWVPFCKKYNIEPRAPEWYFFQKIDFLKNKVQTSFVKDRRAMKREYEEFKVRINSLVAKAEKVPEEGWIMQDGTPWPGNNTRDHPGMIQVFLGHGGGLDSTGNELPRLVYVSREKRNGFQHHKKAGAMNALVRVSAVLTNGQYMLNLDCDHYINNSKAIREAMCFLMDPNLGRHVCYVQFPQRFDGIDTNDRYANRNTVFFDINLRGLDGIQGPVYVGTGCVFNRTALYGYDPPVKDKKPGFFSSLCGGRKKTSKSASTKNKKSHKHADSAVPVFNLEDIEEGFEGSGLDDEKSLLMSQMSLEKRFGQSSVFVASTLMEYGGVPQSATQETLLKEAIHVISCGYEDKSDWGSEIGWIYGSVTEDILTGFKMHARGWRSIYCMPNPPAFKGSAPINLSDRLNQVLRWALGSVEILFSRHCPIWYGYGGRLKFLERFAYINTTIYPLTSIPLLIYCILPAVCLLTGKFIIPQISNIASIWFMSLFISIFATGILEMRWSGVGIDEWWRNEQFWVIGGISAHLFAVFQGLLKVLAGIDTSFTVTSKASDEDNDFAELYMFKWTTLLIPPTTILIINLVGVVAGTSYAINSGYQSWGPLFGKLFFAFWVIIHLYPFLKGLMGRQNRTPTIVVVWAILLASIFSLLWVRIDPFTTRVTGPDIQTCGINC, via the exons ATGgtcggcggcgacgcggcg AAATCGGGAAGGCATGGAGGCGGGCAGGGGCAGGTGTGCCAGATCtgcggcgacggcgtgggcgcggcggcggacggcgagcTCTTCACCGCCTGCGACGTCTGCGGCTACCCGGTGTGCCGCCCCTGCTACGAGTACGAGCGCAAGGAAGGCACACAGGCATGCCCGCAGTGCAAGACCAAGTACAAGCGCCACAAGG GCAGTCCACCAGCACGTGGGGACGAAAGCGAGGGTGTTTATGCAGATGATGCCAGCGGCTCAAACTACGCACCATCTGGCAACCAGGATCAGAAGCACAAGATTCCTGAGAAGATGCTCACCTGGCGCGACGACGATGTTCGTCACGCTAGTAAGTATGACAGTGGTGAGATTGGGCTCTCCAAGTACGACAGCGGAgaaatccctcacggatacatccCGTCCTTTACTCATAGCCAG GTCTCGGGAGAAATTCCCGGAGCCTCCCCCGATCACATCATGTCCCCTGCTGGAAATATTGGCAAGCGTGGACATCCGTTTGCCTATGTGAATCATTCTT CAAATCCATCAAGGGAGTTCTCTGGTAGCCTTGGGAGTGTTCCATGGAAAGAGAGAGTTGATGGCTGGAAAATGAAAGACAAGGGTATGACTAATGGAACAAGTATTGCTCCTTCTGAAGGCCGTGGAAATGTTGATATTGATGCATGTACTGACTATGATATGGAGGACCCCTTACT GAATGATGAAGCCCGCCAGCCTTTATCTAGAAAAGTGCCAATTTCTTCATCCAAAATAAATCCCTACAGAATGGTTATTGTGCTACGTTTGATTGTGCTGTGCATCTTCTTGCACTACCGTATCACAAATCCTGTGCGTAACGCATATCCACTTTGGCTGCTGTCTGTTATTTGTGAGATTTGGTTTGCCTTCTCCTGGATTCTGGATCAGTTCCCCAAGTGGTCACCAATCAATCGTGAAACTTACCTTGATAGGCTGGCTTTAAG GTATGACCGGGATGGCGAACTGTCTCAGCTGGCTGCTGTTGACATTTTTGTCAGTACCGTGGATCCTATGAAGGAGCCTCCTCTTGTCACTGCAAATACTGTGCTTTCTATCCTTGCTGTGGACTACCCTGTTGACAAGGTGTCTTGCTATGTATCTGATGATGGTGCTGCGATGCTGACCTTTGATGCACTCGCTGAGACTTCAGAGTTTGCTAGAAAATGGGTTCCATTTTGTAAAAAGTATAACATAGAACCCAGAGCCCCAGAGTGGTACTTCTTTCAGAAAATTGATTTTCTAAAAAACAAAGTTCAGACTTCCTTCGTTAAAGACCGTCGGGCCATGAAG AGAGAATATGAAGAGTTCAAGGTTCGCATTAATAGCCTTGTAGCCAAGGCTGAGAAAGTTCCCGAGGAAGGATGGATCATGCAAGATGGCACGCCTTGGCCTGGGAACAATACTAGGGACCATCCTGGAATGATTCAG GTTTTCCTTGGTCATGGTGGAGGCCTTGATAGTACCGGCAATGAGCTTCCTCGTTTGGTTTATGTGTCTCGCGAGAAACGTAATGGATTCCAGCACCACAAGAAAGCTGGTGCCATGAATGCACTT GTTCGTGTATCAGCTGTCCTTACTAATGGGCAGTACATGTTGAATCTTGACTGTGATCACTACATCAACAATAGCAAGGCTATAAGGGAGGCTATGTGCTTTCTTATGGACCCTAATCTAGGAAGGCATGTCTGTTATGTACAATTTCCTCAGAGGTTCGATGGCATTGATACAAATGATAGATATGCAAACAGGAACACTGTATTTTTCGAT ATTAACTTGAGAGGTCTTGATGGCATTCAAGGACCAGTTTATGTGGGAACTGGCTGTGTGTTCAACAGAACAGCTTTATATGGTTATGACCCACCAGTTAAGGATAAGAAGCCAGGTTTCTTCTCTTCactttgtggaggaagaaagaagacATCAAAATCGGCGAGCACAAAAAATAAGAAGTCACACAAGCACGCGGACAGTGCTGTGCCAGTGTTTAATCTCGAAGATATAGAGGAGGGGTTCGAAG GCTCTGGATTAGACGACGAGAAATCACTTCTTATGTCTCAAATGAGCCTGGAGAAGAGATTTGGCCAGTCCAGTGTTTTTGTAGCCTCTACTCTGATGGAATATGGTGGTGTTCCACAGTCCGCAACTCAAGAGACTCTTCTGAAAGAAGCAATCCATGTGATCAGCTGTGGTTATGAGGACAAAAGTGATTGGGGAAGTGAG ATTGGTTGGATCTATGGCTCTGTTACAGAGGATATTCTCACTGGGTTCAAGATGCATGCACGAGGCTGGCGATCGATTTACTGCATGCCTAATCCACCAGCTTTCAAGGGGTCTGCTCCTATTAACCTTTCAGATCGTCTGAACCAAGTGCTTCGGTGGGCTCTTGGGTCTGTTGAAATTCTTTTCAGTAGGCATTGTCCCATATGGTATGGCTATGGTGGAAGGCTCAAGTTCTTGGAGAGATTTGCCTATATCAACACCACTATCTATCCGCTCACATCAATCCCACTCCTCATATACTGCATACTGCCGGCGGTTTGTCTTCTCACTGGGAAGTTCATCATCCCACAG ATTAGCAACATTGCAAGTATTTGGTTTATGTCCCTCTTCATTTCCATCTTTGCCACTGGTATCCTTGagatgaggtggagcggtgttggCATCGACGAGTGGTGGAGGAATGAGCAGTTCTGGGTCATCGGAGGCATTTCTGCGCACCTGTTTGCTGTCTTCCAGGGCCTCTTGAAGGTACTTGCTGGCATCGACACCAGCTTCACCGTGACTTCGAAGGCATCCGATGAAGATAATGATTTCGCCGAGCTCTACATGTTCAAGTGGACAACTCTGCTGATCCCACCAACTACTATTTTGATCATCAACCTAGTTGGTGTTGTGGCCGGCACCTCCTACGCGATCAACAGCGGTTACCAGTCATGGGGGCCGCTCTTTGGGAAGCTCTTCTTCGCCTTCTGGGTGATTATCCACTTGTACCCATTCCTCAAAGGGCTCATGGGTCGTCAGAACCGCACGCCGACCATTGTTGTCGTCTGGGCCATCCTCCTCGCATCCATCTTCTCGTTGCTGTGGGTTCGTATCGATCCGTTTACCACCCGAGTCACTGGCCCAGATATCCAGACGTGTGGCATCAACTGCTAG